One Brassica oleracea var. oleracea cultivar TO1000 chromosome C7, BOL, whole genome shotgun sequence genomic window carries:
- the LOC106302317 gene encoding uncharacterized protein LOC106302317, with product MSGDIVMATNLNPKEGGGSSSIKCQMLNSTNYTVWALRMKIALKVHKVWEAIEDEATEGEKNNMAMALLLQSIPEALILQVGELDTSKKVWEAIKTRHTGAERVKEARLQTLMSEFDRLKMKDTEPVDDFGG from the coding sequence ATGAGTGGTGATATCGTCATGGCGACGAACTTGAATCCAAAGGAAGGAGGAGGATCTTCATCTATAAAGTGCCAAATGCTTAATTCAACAAACTATACAGTGTGGGCATTAAGGATGAAGATAGCTCTTAAAGTACACAAAGTCTGGGAAGCTATTGAAGATGAAGCAACCGAAGGAGAGAAGAATAACATGGCGATGGCGCTACTACTTCAATCTATACCGGAGGCGTTGATACTTCAAGTCGGCGAGCTTGATACATCGAAGAAGGTATGGGAGGCAATTAAAACCAGACACACCGGAGCTGAGAGAGTCAAAGAAGCGCGGTTGCAAACATTGATGAGTGAGTTTGATCGCCTCAAGATGAAAGATACAGAGCCAGTTGATGATTTTGGAGGCTAA
- the LOC106301966 gene encoding uncharacterized protein LOC106301966 isoform X1: MYESANRIPRCSVRRTRERSKAVAMDESAIKGLEVLELKGSDAGIRNSSIITRMVVKGYDTSPPTPPKEVVVEAMIKHLGYDTFTPTPREVVEEALRKHFASRGITLIHVAVPEENSHILCSHGLIYVNEECEAEALKLDGSDMGGGRILEVAAYPFADNHLDHIFAPTKATECLERTLYVTGFDTCLASKDDIKKMVRGLFPGCGGCYVRRGGSVLVYIRGQDDIDNALKLSGVSVRGFKIAVDTVLPIERVIVGTPAMYLPPLPQGNQKTIITTD; this comes from the exons ATGTACGAATCCGCGAACAGA ATTCCAAGATGCAG CGTTAGGAGAACTCGCGAGAGATCTAAGGCAGTCGCCATGGACGAATCCGCGATCAAA GGTTTGGAAGTTCTGGAATTGAAAGGAAGTGATGCAGGGATTCGAAATAGCAG CATTATTACGAGGATGGTGGTCAAGGGATACGACACCTCCCCTCCTACTCCTCCTAAGGAGGTTGTCGTAGAGGCTATGATAAAACACTTGGGATACGACACCTTCACTCCTACTCCTAGGGAGGTTGTCGAAGAGGCTCTGAGAAAACACTTCGCATCACGTGGAATAACGTTAATACATGTTGCTGTTCCCGAAGAAAACAGTCATATTCTCTGCAG TCACGGCTTAATCTATGTTAATGAAGAATGTGAAGCAGAGGCGTTGAAGCTTGATGGAAGTGACATGGGAGGAGGACGTATTTTAGAAGTTGCGGCTTACCCTTTTGCCGACAATCACCTTGACCATATCTTTGCTCCTACCAAAGCCACAGAATGCCTAGAGCGCAC GTTGTATGTTACAGGATTTGATACTTGCCTTGCTAGCAAGGATGATATCAAGAAGATGGTACGTGGGCTGTTCCCTGGATGCGGTGGTTGTTATGTTCGTAGGGGCGGGTCTGTTCTCGTTTATATCCGTGGTCAAGATGATATTGACAATGCTCTGAAACTTAGCGGAGTTTCTGTGAGAGGCTTTAAAATTGCAGTTGATACGGTCCTCCCAATAGAAAGGGTGATCGTTGGCACACCCGCAA TGTATTTGCCTCCTCTGCCTCAGGGAAATCAGAAGACTATCATCACTACTGACTAG
- the LOC106301966 gene encoding uncharacterized protein LOC106301966 isoform X2, with amino-acid sequence MDESAIKGLEVLELKGSDAGIRNSSIITRMVVKGYDTSPPTPPKEVVVEAMIKHLGYDTFTPTPREVVEEALRKHFASRGITLIHVAVPEENSHILCSHGLIYVNEECEAEALKLDGSDMGGGRILEVAAYPFADNHLDHIFAPTKATECLERTLYVTGFDTCLASKDDIKKMVRGLFPGCGGCYVRRGGSVLVYIRGQDDIDNALKLSGVSVRGFKIAVDTVLPIERVIVGTPAMYLPPLPQGNQKTIITTD; translated from the exons ATGGACGAATCCGCGATCAAA GGTTTGGAAGTTCTGGAATTGAAAGGAAGTGATGCAGGGATTCGAAATAGCAG CATTATTACGAGGATGGTGGTCAAGGGATACGACACCTCCCCTCCTACTCCTCCTAAGGAGGTTGTCGTAGAGGCTATGATAAAACACTTGGGATACGACACCTTCACTCCTACTCCTAGGGAGGTTGTCGAAGAGGCTCTGAGAAAACACTTCGCATCACGTGGAATAACGTTAATACATGTTGCTGTTCCCGAAGAAAACAGTCATATTCTCTGCAG TCACGGCTTAATCTATGTTAATGAAGAATGTGAAGCAGAGGCGTTGAAGCTTGATGGAAGTGACATGGGAGGAGGACGTATTTTAGAAGTTGCGGCTTACCCTTTTGCCGACAATCACCTTGACCATATCTTTGCTCCTACCAAAGCCACAGAATGCCTAGAGCGCAC GTTGTATGTTACAGGATTTGATACTTGCCTTGCTAGCAAGGATGATATCAAGAAGATGGTACGTGGGCTGTTCCCTGGATGCGGTGGTTGTTATGTTCGTAGGGGCGGGTCTGTTCTCGTTTATATCCGTGGTCAAGATGATATTGACAATGCTCTGAAACTTAGCGGAGTTTCTGTGAGAGGCTTTAAAATTGCAGTTGATACGGTCCTCCCAATAGAAAGGGTGATCGTTGGCACACCCGCAA TGTATTTGCCTCCTCTGCCTCAGGGAAATCAGAAGACTATCATCACTACTGACTAG
- the LOC106301966 gene encoding uncharacterized protein LOC106301966 isoform X3, translating to MVVKGYDTSPPTPPKEVVVEAMIKHLGYDTFTPTPREVVEEALRKHFASRGITLIHVAVPEENSHILCSHGLIYVNEECEAEALKLDGSDMGGGRILEVAAYPFADNHLDHIFAPTKATECLERTLYVTGFDTCLASKDDIKKMVRGLFPGCGGCYVRRGGSVLVYIRGQDDIDNALKLSGVSVRGFKIAVDTVLPIERVIVGTPAMYLPPLPQGNQKTIITTD from the exons ATGGTGGTCAAGGGATACGACACCTCCCCTCCTACTCCTCCTAAGGAGGTTGTCGTAGAGGCTATGATAAAACACTTGGGATACGACACCTTCACTCCTACTCCTAGGGAGGTTGTCGAAGAGGCTCTGAGAAAACACTTCGCATCACGTGGAATAACGTTAATACATGTTGCTGTTCCCGAAGAAAACAGTCATATTCTCTGCAG TCACGGCTTAATCTATGTTAATGAAGAATGTGAAGCAGAGGCGTTGAAGCTTGATGGAAGTGACATGGGAGGAGGACGTATTTTAGAAGTTGCGGCTTACCCTTTTGCCGACAATCACCTTGACCATATCTTTGCTCCTACCAAAGCCACAGAATGCCTAGAGCGCAC GTTGTATGTTACAGGATTTGATACTTGCCTTGCTAGCAAGGATGATATCAAGAAGATGGTACGTGGGCTGTTCCCTGGATGCGGTGGTTGTTATGTTCGTAGGGGCGGGTCTGTTCTCGTTTATATCCGTGGTCAAGATGATATTGACAATGCTCTGAAACTTAGCGGAGTTTCTGTGAGAGGCTTTAAAATTGCAGTTGATACGGTCCTCCCAATAGAAAGGGTGATCGTTGGCACACCCGCAA TGTATTTGCCTCCTCTGCCTCAGGGAAATCAGAAGACTATCATCACTACTGACTAG